AGGGCTTGGACAAACAGGCTCCTCGTTGATATCATGTAGAGGTGCCAAGTATGGGTGATACAAAGCCTCATCAACTGCAACAAACCaggtattaaaattattttcaatggAATTTATGGGAAAAGATTCCATCAAAATGAGTAATTATTTCAACACAGTAGTCAATGGTCCTAGGATCAACAGTCTAATCTGCACCCTACAAACAACTCAGCAGCGTTTGACATACTAAATGCTTTCTTGTAAAACCTCTTGGACCAATTACAGCTTTGGCACaacacatgcatttttatttccaatttgAAATATCATTTTGACTTGTGCCCACTAGAAATGCAGTCAAATAAGCCAAATCTTCTAGTAAAGACTTGTAACAACATCAAACATTTTTCCATACAATCTTCCCCAAATTCCACTGCAAGTAGAGTGCTATATAACTCCAAAGCAACTGTTAAAAACTAACTGATATAATTGATGATGGGGGAACTCATGATACCTGTAATGCGCCTGTTTGGATCAAACACGAGCATCTTTTCCAGTAAATCAACAGCACCAGGGGACATGTTTGGAAATCTAGAAGAGAATTCCTGCTTTGGGAACTGTGGGAGCTGTCTAACATATCTTCGAGCATTATCACTTCGTAAAAACCCAAGACTGGAATCATCAGGTGAACCTATGAGCTTCTCACAACAACAGGAAAATAATGCAATTGTCAAAGTCAGTCTTGACTCTCAACAAGACAGAACAACTATTCATTTCAACAGAGTACTAACATAGACACAACAGAGCCaggaggaaaaggaaaatgtgggaaaaagaaaggaaaaccaGCAGCAGCTCTGTTGACACAGGAATGCATAGTCCGTCATTTTGCATGTGACAGTCAACCACAGAAGGAAATGAAAGGACATTCAAACCGGATTGACTCCTCAACCAATTCACTCCCACTTATTATCTCTAGTCCAAGGTGGTGTCTGTTCATCTTTGAAAAGAGGAATTCTTAGTCTGTGTTTCATGACAACTGAGGCTTGGCTTTCCCAAATTCAGTTATATGTTTATGCAATTTCTTCCATTTGGCAACTAGGAATATTTTCATAGACAGAAAAAACACAGGGGAAGAAGAACCTTTCAGAATGGGTTCCCCTACTCAAAACAAAGGGGGGAGGATTCAGACGGATGTATAATCTGAATTGAGTCTTGGTCTATAAATTTAGTGAAAAATTACTAGTGAGTGAAAGATCGGGAGTAATGACACTTAAATGTGGTATAGTGGTGTATCAACCCAGAATGATCGAGATTCTTGATGCAAAAAGGCACAAAATGAGATAGATTTTGTGATTAATGAGCAGAATAACAAAGAAATGATTGTGTTCGATTGCAAACAAGGGCATTTTTGTATGCATAAACCAGCAGAAAGGAAATATagcacattttcattttctgcaAGGAATTTTTAAAAGGCATACTTCAGTAATAAGTCTCAACTGATGAACATAGTCTTTGCCAGGGAACAGGGGTTGCCTCGTCATGATTTCACCAAGAATGCAGCCCACCGACCAAATATCAATTGCTGCAGTGTACTCTGAACAATTAAGTAGCAGTTCCGGTGCTCGATACCAACGAGTAACAACATACTCAGTCATGAAATCAGTTTCAGACGTTGTCCTTGCAAGCCCAAAGTCTCCAATCTTGAGGTCACAATTTGCGTTCAGAAGCAAATTACTGGGCTTTAAGTCACGATGCAAAACATTTGCTGAATGTACATATTTAAGTCCTCGCAACAGCTGATACAGAAAATACTGCAAAGGTAGAATTTAAGCTTTTATGAGAGCTCAAGCTTGAAAGATAGCAACAAAATCGTAAATGTTGCTACAGAAATTCATGTTACAATACTACCAGACATTAGAAGAATATCTTTGTtcattcattttccttttctgctGGCCAGGACAAGATATCAACCAATATGTTTTACCTTTAGTTCATTGTCatgtttaatacaaattccAAAGAAAAATTCACGCTATTCAGCATAAATCTACTCTAGTCGTTTTAAATCAGATAGATCCAGAAAACAATCTAAACCAATAGTACCAACtcaaacatatattaaataaagaatagaacCACAATCTTACAGGAGATGGGAGTTGCGATAAGCCGACTCCTATATGGCTATTTTACAACGAAATGatttcaccaaaaaaaaaaaaaaaaaaaaaaaacctagacaAAACTGAGTGgagaaaaggaataaatggCATCGACAAGTGAGTATGACATGTTTACATTCAATGGAAGGCAACCTCATCTTTAGtccatattttttcttttgataagtaagaagatattttattgatatagaaATAAGCAAAGCACAAGATCTTTAGTCCATATTTTACTTCATGCAATTTATTGTGATGATCATGAACCCTGTTGATACTCATACCCTTTCCCATATCCGTATCTAAAGGTTTGTGAGGAATTACAACAGCCCGCTGTTGCATAgatgaaaaacaaaattaaaaagagaaaagaatttTAGGACATATTAATGGATCCTCATATATATGGATGATATGGCTGGGTagtttaaatttaatcaagatGATGCTCAGTAGTCAAATATCCATACAATGCAGACCTTGCCAAACTCCCACTTTGGTGAAAAACAGAAtgattcttataaataaaaaaaattggactacatttttcaaatccatggtaaacattttttataagtaaactcATGGTAAACATAATATCTTCATCCAAGAGATAGAAGTAATGCCAACCCGACAATGATCATCTGTCAATTGTTGGTTGGAACGTATAATCTGATGAAGATCAGTGTCCATTAATTCATAAACAATGTAAACATCATTGAAATTCTCCTTCTGTGGAGGCCTAATGATGTCTTTGAGGGCAATAACCTGCATAGGATAAAAAGGGAGCCTTAAGCATAAATTCAACTAAAACAGAAAGCAACCCTTGGGATAATCTCTCTTATCAAAGCTAATAATAGTACCAGCAAGAGTgataatatgtgtgtgtgtgtgtgtgtgtgtgtgtgtgatagaATTCTAGCATATGCTTGAAACTATCCATAATTTGTCCATACAAATAATCCTGTCCCTGTAACTAGGTTTATTGAGCTAGATATGTAAAAAATCCACTGTCTGTCCCTGAAACCCAGGTTCACAAACAAAGAAATCACAGGGACTACGCCTGCTGGCAGAAAATACATAATACGTAGAATTTAGAACACCGTCGCAATAGACAGGATTTACACCATCTTTGCCAAACATATGGAAGAGAGCTTTGATAAATGTACTGGTTCTGAGACATTTTGGCCTTTTAAATGTAAAGGATAATGACCCATTCCAGTGAAAATTTTCCGCCCATAAGCAATTGGTGAAAACCCTCTGGAGTTTAGGGAtcacaaattcaaaatatatggCATAAATAAgaactttgcaaatttctaacgACCAAAATCATGGCCAAAACACGTACGTCACAAAGATACAAGGCTGACTCATGCGTAGATAAAGGAAAAATGACAAAGGTAGCTAGAATTACATTTTCATGATCCATGTGATGAAGAAGCTTTATTT
This genomic interval from Carya illinoinensis cultivar Pawnee chromosome 2, C.illinoinensisPawnee_v1, whole genome shotgun sequence contains the following:
- the LOC122299095 gene encoding mitogen-activated protein kinase homolog MMK2; this encodes MDPGSGSAEHNIRGIPTHGGRYVQYNVYGNLFEVSRKYVPPIRPIGRGAYGIVCAAVNAETREEVAIKKIGNAFDNRIDAKRTLREIKLLHHMDHENVIALKDIIRPPQKENFNDVYIVYELMDTDLHQIIRSNQQLTDDHCRYFLYQLLRGLKYVHSANVLHRDLKPSNLLLNANCDLKIGDFGLARTTSETDFMTEYVVTRWYRAPELLLNCSEYTAAIDIWSVGCILGEIMTRQPLFPGKDYVHQLRLITELIGSPDDSSLGFLRSDNARRYVRQLPQFPKQEFSSRFPNMSPGAVDLLEKMLVFDPNRRITVDEALYHPYLAPLHDINEEPVCPSPFSFDFEQPSFTEENIKELIWRETVKFNPDPTH